From the genome of Macrobrachium nipponense isolate FS-2020 chromosome 43, ASM1510439v2, whole genome shotgun sequence, one region includes:
- the LOC135213830 gene encoding uncharacterized protein LOC135213830, with protein sequence MTAIQVHQLAAQLINETTSEPNSYRLSNSYSLSNSYRLSNSYSLSNSYSLSNSYRLSNSYSLSNSYSLSNSYGLSNSYRLSNSYGLSNSYGHSNSCRLSNSYSLSNSYRLSNSYRLSNSYRLSNSYSFQQLSNSYRLTPFSNSYRLSNSYRLSNSYSLSNSCSLSNSYRLSNSYNFQNSSAFKLYRPFKSYRLSNSYSLSNSYSLSNSYRLSNSYSLSNSYSLSNSYSLSNSYRLSNSYSLSNSYRLSNSYRLSNSYSLSNSYRLSNSYSLSNSYRPSNSYRLSNFYRLSNSYRLSNSYRLSNSYRLSNFHRLSNSYRLSNSYRLSNFYRLSNSYRLSNSYRLSNFYRLSNSYRLQATA encoded by the exons ATGACTGCAATTCAGGTACATCAATTGGCGGCCCAACTCATTAACGAGACGACTTCAGAACCAAACTCCTACAGACTTTCAAACTCCTACAGCCTTTCAAACTCCTACAGACTTTCAAACTCCTACAGCCTTTCAAATTCCTACAGCCTTTCAAACTCCTACAGACTTTCAAACTCCTACAGCCTTTCAAACTCCTACAGCCTTTCAAACTCCTACGGACTTTCAAACTCCTACAGACTTTCAAACTCCTACGGACTTTCAAACTCCTACGGACATTCAAACTCCTGCAGACTTTCAAACTCCTACAGCCTTTCAAACTCCTACAGACTTTCAAACTCCTACAGACTTTCAAACTCCTACAGACTTTCAAACTCCTACAGCTTCCAACAGCTTTCAAACTCCTACAGACTTACGCCCTTTTCAAACTCCTACAGACTTTCAAACTCCTACAGACTTTCAAACTCCTACAGCCTTTCAAACTCCTGCAGCCTTTCAAACTCCTACAGACTTTCAAACTCCTACA ACTTTCAAAACTCCTCAGCTTTCAAACTCTACAGACCTTTCAAATCCTACAGACTTTCAAACTCCTACAGCCTTTCAAACTCCTACAGCCTTTCAAACTCCTACAGACTTTCAAACTCCTATAGCCTTTCAAACTCCTACAGCCTATCAAACTCCTACAGCCTTTCAAACTCCTACAGACTTTCAAACTCCTATAGCCTTTCAAACTCCTACAGACTTTCAAACTCGTACAGACTTTCAAACTCCTACAGCCTTTCAAACTCCTATAGACTTTCAAACTCCTACAGCCTTTCAAACTCCTACAGACCTTCAAACTCCTACAGACTTTCAAACTTCTACAGACTTTCAAACTCCTACAGACTTTCAAACTCCTACAGACTTTCAAACTCCTACAGACTTTCAAACTTCCACAGACTTTCAAACTCCTACAGACTTTCAAACTCCTACAGACTTTCAAACTTCTACAGACTTTCAAACTCCTACAGACTTTCAAACTCCTACAGACTTTCAAACTTCTACAGACTTTCAAACTCCTACAGACTTCAAGCAACAGCCTGA